From the Cloeon dipterum chromosome 4, ieCloDipt1.1, whole genome shotgun sequence genome, the window tcagtatattcaatttcaaattcgagttttaaataaaaaatcaattttatgaccttgacctttgacctaccactttgaggtcaatataaaagttgtttgccatgttgagacgagttaaacggttttttaatttttgttctagaaccatcctgagcaaagttacaaagtactcaaaattcccagattttgactttcgaacgcccgcaaaacccgcaaaaattagaaattcggagttttttcaactattttctCGGTCAATTAAGGCAaagtttgcgcaaaaaaattttcttcaaagtcCATTGATCcctggacaaaaatttgttgattttcacctttttcacagatttttgcaaatgacaTCTTTTGTCAGGCTataagctaaatttaaattttcctttatttgcatATAGATGTCACTAGTGATGAAAAAATGAGTCACCCCATGTATTTTGACCCGAATTTTTCATTGGtggaataaaatcgttttgcgTCAAAAGTGcatatttaccattttcacgATTTACCTTTTGACAGATGTACCATTTGTCCGCTGACGCACAAtgcatatttactttttttccggACGCGTAACGAAATAAAACTGGTGAATGAACAGtccatttcataaaaatatcgtGATCtaggaaatataaaaacttaaaacttAGGAGGGACCTTCTCTAATCTAAAGAGTCTTAAGTCCAAAGTTTCTGCTCTTAAattattggtaaaaaaataatagttatcTCAAAATAACAAAGCAAATAGTACTTACGCAGCCAGCTGGTTAAAAATGGCAGGTGGATTAGCGTTTGGAAAGTTGCCTGCTGCCCTTGCAGCTTGTTTCTGCTGCAAATTTGGGATAGGCGGCCAGAAGCCGGGGGGCATAGCAATGTTTGCCTTGTGTTTGCTTGGAGATTCATCGTCCAGGATGATTTCACTAAGTCTGGCTTCAAGTTGCGCTGCAGCTGAACCCGACACAAGACCTTCTTCGTCATCGTCCTGCGATATAAGCTTTTAACCTCATGTCCTTGGAGAAAAATAGTGGTGACTTACATCTGGCTGCTGGAGAAACGATTCCTTGCTTTTGGTAACTCCAGAGTGACCAGCGAGCTGTTCGTGATTGTTTTCCCATTCGTCTTCATGCCACTCTATTGAATTTATAACTTAAGATTTCATACAAGAccgaaatttggaaaatactGACCTGTCTCAGCACCAAAAGTTTCATCGTTTAGGGCATCATATTCGTCTTCTTCTAAGCCATGGGGTGGCCCTTCATCAGCCTTTAAAGTAAGATATATTTGTTATGTGAGATTGATACACTCAATATATAGTTTTCcctataaaattcaaacatatTATCCTACAGCTTTATGGTGGTGACTCAATAAGCATCCACCCCTGTGCCAAAATTTCGTTTATGCcaagacaaacaacttttattaaGTGGCCACTAATTAAGTCAATAAAAGTACGTGGACGCTTACTGAGTCATGACCATCATTCAGAACAGAAACCAAAATGTGGATGGCCAAAATTTGAGCGTTGGCTACAAAAGAGACCAGATTTGACTGTCAACTTCTTTAGTTATGGTTCTCAAAAAGTTGTAGTTTACCGGCAGTGCAGCGTCAAAGTCAAAAAACGAGTCGGTCATCCTGAATTTCCTTTGAACGACAACATGAGCTGAACGATTGGAGTTTCAGTCTTGAGGTTGAATGAGTTGCTCAACTGCAAAATACGGAATGAAAGGATGATTAAGAACAGCAGTCGAAACGTGACATTTCTGTTGTGTTGATGTCTCAGTTTAGAGATACTGAGGCTTGTTCGAGGCCCTCATTTAATATCTTGTAAGAGGCAGAAATTGCTGACTGAGTTGTAGGGATGTTACAGGGAAGGAGGAAAATGTTCCAAACTAATGCGTACCTGCGTTAAGACACACTAAAGTCGCGAAAACTACAAAACTGCTGTTCTGCTAAACAGTCCCCGCTTCATCGTGAGAAATTGAGTTCAAGGTAAAATCATATTCGAAAAACCGGTAGTACTGAAACCGGGTGTAATTTAATACCGATAAATCTTTTGCTAGTCATAACAACTTTTGGACCAATCATCGCTGAGGATTACTATAATTCCTTTGTTTGATTGGATGATTACGCATGTTTGCTGTTTCCATTTCTTCCACCTGTGCTTCGTGCAAAACACTACAATTTTTCAGTGGATTACACCATGCCGCACCATGCTTAACTAAATTAAcaaccaattattattttgatttctcctcaaaataaaataatgttgaaaaCTTAGTAATACTCTTCATTCAATCAATATGAGATCCAAAGAAACAACCAAAACCGGTAtagctaaattttataatccaCCGAAATTGATTCTTGCAAGGAGGTTATATCGTTGTTCGCTTCCATGCAGCAACGCCTTCCCCCTCGATCCAATTCATCCTTTCCTAATGTCTGGAGCCCTGTGAAACGTGTTTGTGGAGTGTTTCAATACCATCGAGTTGAAATCTCAGGTAATCCTGAATGCTCCACACTcttttcaagataaaattttttcgCTAGAAAACCTGATTGTATGTCCCGTCAAATTAGAGTGTAGTTTCTATTTCGGATGTCAAATTTACAGATATTTTACTTGCCGGACACGACCATTGTTTATGTCAGCGCCGTGCCTTGTGCCGCTTCTTAGTTTTCTTGCTTCTAGTTTCTATTTTTCTGACTTATTCCATTTACAAATTGTCCTGCCCGCGTCCCTCCTGTAATATCACCTAAGTTTCCTGTGCAgaaatcataataatatttttctaatgatCGAATCGCACTTTATTTACTTTCAGATCAAACATGGTGCGAATGAACGTGTTGAGCGACGCTCTAAAATCCATCAACAATGCCGAGAAAAGAGGAAAGCGACAAGTCCTCATCAGGCCTTGCTCAAAGGTCATCGTCAAATTCCTCACTGTCATGATGAAGCATGGTAAATTgacttcaattaaaaattttgttcctcAATCTCACTGAAACAACTTAACAGGCTACATCGGAGAGTTCGAGATCGTAGACGACCACAGAGCGGGCAAAATTGTGGTCAATCTGACTGGCCGTCTCAATAAATGTGGTGTCATTTCACCCCGTTTCGACGTGGGAATCACTGGCATTGAGAAATGGACTAACAACCTTCTTCCTTCAAGACAGTTTGGGTAACTTGGCTTTGTTGTCTTCAGCTCTCATCagattacattttaattctgTTGGCTGGTCAATGCTTAGCCCTGgtgtaaaaaattactatttatcATTGAAAGTGTTTTTGTTTAGCATTGAGATAGtatgtatttgaatttttatttcaactcttgtaaattttttatttacatttctaTATGAAAATTGGTCAAGTTAATAGTAGCTTGACTTATACATTATATTAGGCTAACCTTCCCTCATTTTAATCCAGGTCtaataattcacaaaattttattttcatctgatGTGTTACTAATTTTAAGATCTTCGTCCTTCTGATGTTAAAATATCAGCATTACTAAGTCCTTGTCGTGTATATATTAATTGGCAGTGGCTTATTTCAACCTTGTTGAATGATCCAGTCAACATTACTTTCAAATTGCTCAGCGTTCCGATGTTTTTGAGCTTGCTTATTTTGATCATATTTTCtccacttttttattctttgtactttttttcaattcaattcaattcgtttttatttctacaaaCTTTACcttattggaattaatttctaactgaACTTGACTCATTTATCTTGCTTTCAGGTATGTTGTTCTTACCACAAGTGGAGGAATTATGGACCATGAAGAGGCCAGAAGGAAACACCTGGGAGGGAAAATCttaggatttttcttttaaagcaTTAAAGTTACATTCTATAAAATAcattgttgttattttttattcgcccACCTTTGTCGCTTATGTTCTGcgtatgaatttttaaaataacaccATTGCTGGAGCTCATtcttaattatcaaaatataaatcatggAAATTAGAATGAGACTTGTAGATAAATACGTgggattaattaaaaggaaatttgatttttgataaTGAAATGGTGTAAATGGGAAAAAATCGTTAACCAgcattgttaatttaatgcgTATTTTTACATCGTCCTAAAACTTCTGAGCTAAAAAGTTCAGCCTTTCAGTCAAGGTGCGTGGCGCGTGCCGCACATATCATCAGTGTAAATAGCACACAAGATGTCGCCGAAGTAGCCAAACGAAACCATGTGGGTAAAAGTGCGCATGCGACCGGCCCCGCGGCCCGCATGGTACTAAAAACAATCATAAGCACGAGCACGGCATGTTGTTCTTGCTCTCGTTGTTACTTGGTCATTTTTACAGGGACGAGTGACTTGTGCGACGAAACAggttattgaattaaattccgAGACTAATTTCTTATAGAAGGCTATCATTAAAATGGATAGCTTCTATCGCAAACCATTGAAGGTTTCCTCTGAGAAGAAAGCTGGCAAAAAAGATGATGGCCGGGTTAGTTGTGTCATTTCGCTTTGTTTTACCGTTTTTATCGCAACgcgttttttaatgaatttggtAGGCAATCAACCCCAGCACTGCAACGATACACCCTATGAATGTCAAAAAAGAGCGCGTGGATTCAATCAGCATTCCAGGTCCATTCATTGGTTCAGACACTGAGTCGACACACAGCTCTACACCTGGCAGTAAAACGAGCAAAGTCTCAAAGAAGAATggtacataaatattaaaaaaaaacataatatatcatttcacgattttttaattaatttaactaatcACTGACAGGCTGCGTGAAGAAGGTGAAAAAGAGTCTAAATCAAAGGAACTTGAAAACGAAATCGAAGAATGCCCTTCAACCTGGCAGTTCAACCAAAAAGAAGCTTAAAGTTTCAGAGAAAAGCAGTATTGAGGAGGGAAGAGAAACATTCGCGTGGATTATTCATCCTGTTCCAATTGATGATTACTTTAGGTAGGAATGTCCTCTCCAACAAATACATTGCTGAGTTTTCTACAattatttggtaattttaCATTACAGTACAACCTGGGAAAAGCGACCTTTACACATCTGCCGAGAGGATCCTTCTTATTACAGTGCCCTAATCACCACGGCAAAGTTAGATGCAATGCTCCGAGAGGTATTTATTTGATGACATTATTTTGACCCTATTTCTACATTATTATGCTATAAATGATGTTTCAGCACAACGTAGAGTTCACAAAGAACTTGGACATCACAAGCTACCGAAATGGACAGCGAGAAACACACAATCCTGATGGACGGGCACTGCCAGCTCAGGTGTGGGAGGCGTATAATGAAGGCTGCAGCGTCCGTATGCTGAATCCGCAAGCCTTCAATGAGCATGTGTTTGCTCTCTGCGCTGTCCTCCAAGAGTTCTTTGGAAACATGGTTGGGGCCAACTTGtaagctaatttattttcttgatagGCGTCAATGAAGGCAGAAACACGCGATAtattatcataaattaaaagtagctCCCTCGGTATGAAGcgagttgtttgtttttctacAGAAATCTCCTGCTTtactaatttttctctttacaaaattttgtcaaaagatACCTCACACCGCCAGGCACACAGGGGTTTGCTCCTCACTATGACGACATAGAGGCGTTTGTCATCCAACTGGAAGGCAAAAAACACTGGCGCCTTTACTCACCAaggtaatttttatctttctaCATATTAAAgcctcatttttaaatgtttgactGTTTTCAGAGAACCCAATGAGGAGCTGCCTCGCTTTTCGAGTCCAAATCTGGACGAAAAAGATATAGGCAAGCCAATCATGGACGTGGTGCTAGAAGCTGGTGACCTGCTCTACTTTCCCAGGGGCACTATACACCAGGCTAATGCACTTCCTGACTCACACTCGTTCCACATCACAGTGTCGTGTTATCAAAAGAATTCGTGGGGGGACTTCCTTCTCAAGGTAAAGCTCTAAGCTGATCGGAATAGCTCAAGGGAATCCTGGGGTTGTTCCGTTCtgacatgcaaattttgtactcaaatttaattttcaggattttgaCCAGCTGGTTTAGCCGGGGTGGTAAAAACATGGCAATTTTTGCCAGGCAtaaattggctttttttaaatcggttaGAATTCATGGCTAAAATTGGTTGTTTACTACTGAAAAACTAAggtttttatgttaaatttatattttaaaaattgaagtctcaatattttaaaattcaagatgTGTTTTATACTTGAATTATTTCAGCATATTTTTGCCAATGTAGCCGGCTTAAACTGGTTAAAACCAGTTTgggcaaaattatttgaaatgagtttttaatactgcgattttttttacttttgtgaTGTTAACATGAAATAGCAGTCCAAAGTTTTTAATCTAGCATtgttttgccttttttcaaatttaaatctttatgAGGCGAAATGCTAATGTTTTGCTACCACAGATTTGGtggtaaattaaaactttataaTGTTCATTTTCATATGATTTCATCAATTTCATGAAAGACCAGAGGTTCGTTTgagctaaaaaatttgcatgttaaaatggaaagttttctttttctgttaTATTTTAAGCACATTTTGCATTGGGGAAAATCACTGCGGCACCTAGCCTTAGAATCCTCTTGCCTAgtattaaacattttgttttgcctattttttatttccgagaatttaacaaaattgtgCAACAATACTTTTAGTTGATCCCTGCTGCTTTGGAAGCTGCACTTGAAGAGGACGTTGAGTTCCGCAGAGGGCTTCCGCTAGACTACCTACAATATATGGGAGTCGCGCATTGCGAGAATGATTCACAAACAATCAATAAGAAGAGGACAGAATTCATCTCTAAACTGAAGAGCCTCACTCAGAAACTGTTCAGCCATGCTCCTGTTGACGCCGCCGCGGACCAAATGGGAAAAGATTTAATCCGAGATGCCCTCCCACCAGATTTGAAAGATGGTAGCAAAATATATACTGACTGAAATCCtgttcaaattaatcaaacacatttttagaTGAACAGATGAGAACTTCGATTGAAAATTCCCATCGTATGGAGAATGGTGTTGTCGTGCCCTCAAACGACCTCACCCTGGACACGAAAATCAAGTTCCTGCGAGCGAATGTTATCAGGTATAGATCCAAACAACCTTCACTGTTGACTCTGATTATAAGCACACTTTTTTTAGACTTGTGTCTGAGGAGGATATCGTGCGTGTGTACCACTGTGCAGAAAACTCTCTTGAGTACCATAAAGAAGACCTGAAATTCTTTGAAGTGACTCCGGAAGAGGCAGGCGGGGTTGAAGCCCTTCTGCACAAGTATCCCAATTACATGGCTATTGATGATCTTCCAATGGATACTGACGCAGAAAAGGTAGGActggattattttttccaactctTTATTTGAATGCGGTTTCTCAATGATTTTAGAGCATTTTATTATGCGTGAGTTGGGTGTCACAGCCACCtgcttgttaaatttaattgtgatgcttcatttttattttaaaatattaaatattctgatcaaaaataatttggaaaaatgaaactgaATTTACTTAAAAGGGGTCTCTTATGATTTGATGTTTTAGTTGttgatgaaattattgaaatcgtTTGGTATCCAATGAGTTAAGAGATGTCACTgggggatttttttatttcattgagtAGATTTTTTCACATTGGCTTGTGAGCATTCTTCAGTAAATGCtagtaatttcaatttttataagaatGACAGTGTAgtgatatatttaataatcatagtatggaataaatttttcggtTCAATTATAACAGTGCATTtgcaattaaacaattaataaagcTTTATTAACTGACGGgcatttttttgttgcagttGCAGCTAGCAAACATTTTGTGGAGGAAAGGATTAACCTTAACAGAAACACCTCTGTAAGAAGCCTATctcttcaattttgtatttcagaaaattaatataaaaataattatgtgtcATATTTGTACTCCATGTATGGAGAGTTAAATCctcctaaattaaaatctcgccaattttaaattcaaaattaagatttttcattcttttaaaatttccaaattaggtgggacattttaaaaaaccctgtaaaattgtattacatattatggtttttttaaacttttgcattaaaaaaaatgatcagcGAATTTTGTGTTTCGCTTAAGTTTGGAGTTTCGATACACATCTTATCTACAAAGGAAAGAGATGactttttaaccaaaatttgCAAGAATACAACTTTTAGTCAACTTTGTGTCAGGGCTTTCACAAGCTTATTCCGCTCTGTGACGTTGCCATCGCACTCTGTTCCACCGAGCAAACATCAGAGCTGGAATTTTTTGCCTGAGCTTCCGCTGCTAACATCCTTTGCAGGGAAAAAGCTATAAAGATTAATCTGACGCAACGCAATGGCGTTTTGTGAACCCTGCACAGCTCGGAAAAACGCCctttgtttgaatttgaaaaacaatttccagtagatattaatttcatcACTGAATAAATCCCGATCTTCTATATTTCTTTCGCCGCAGATCAATAAACTGAAGTCATTTTATAAAGTATTTTAGGCAACGTAACGAAATTTGGCAAAGTTGAAATGCCATCCTTCCACGAGCGAATGCAAACATGTTCCAAGTCGAAAAGTGAAAATACGTCGAAAGCAATTTGTCATGAAAAATGGGGGAGGCGCCGAGGCAACTTGAGAGAGCGAGCTGAACCCCAATAAAGCAGCGCGCTCTCGTCGCAGCGTGTATTTTCCACTTACagcagagaagagagagagagagagagagagagagagagagagagagagagagagagagagagagagagagagagagagagagagagagagatgaatCAATGCTGTGCATGAGAGAGAAAGGGAGCGAGCAGGGAGCTTTtccaagagagagagagagagagagatagataGAGGCTCTGTGCAGGCACAGAgagtacataatatatatacgaTATATACACTGACAGAGAGTGTATAAAGCCATACCAGCAGTCTCACCATGTCTGCAGGGCAGAATGACAAAAGTACTGTGGTAACCTCATTATCAATGCACCATCAAGAAAGGGATGATAATTGAAGGGTAGAAAAGACACATGTGCTTGCAGCCACCCCATGGGGTGGCGGAGGCGTGGCGTGCAACCCGTCGGGGGTGGATGGATGGAGAGAGGGGTGCAATTTGTCTTCTTTTCGTTGTAATCACAGGCGCACCTGCCACATTAAAAGACACTATATGCGCACACAGCACACAccaggctctctctctctctctctctctctctctctctctctctctctctctctattttgCAAGCATGTGTGTGCTGTGAGGGGATGAAAAAGGAGTTTCCCTTCTGTCAAAGATACATCATTACAACTGTCTTATTTTACCCCATTTGTATTCAATTTGGCacaacgcacacacacacgctcgcgcGTGCTAGCgttcttctctctctttcctcgAACTGCTGTCGATGCACATGTATTTGCTACAGAATGTAAATCTATTTGGCGCTTGAATAGCATCCACGGCCAACTTCTCGTAGGCCTGTTATAAGAAAAACTTTGCTGGATCTGGCAATTTTCGCTGTGCGTGCAGGCAGGGGAAACCTGTTTGAATTTGAGATGAAAAACCCATTCTGATGTTGGAAGCTGTTGCAATACATATTTGCTTACAAATCGGAAGATCGTGTAAATTGAACAGATTTTTCATCTTGTGGAGGCGAAATCAAATTATCTATAGAAATATGGTTAATGAGTCGACCCTGTGGAAGCTACcagggtgctcaggaaacTCCCTGATGGGGCCACAATCTTTTCCCTAAGTATACCCGTAAGGGTCGAATTAgacaaattctaaaaattcttgACTCTGCCGTTCCATCGCTGTACAAATCTTGCTGGttgaaccaatacagagcccaTCAGGCGTAGTTAAAGTGACGgtacatatattttataatatcgATCCTCAAGGGCTATATCCTCTGATGACAAGGTTCGACTTCTTACTTATTCTGATGGTCTTGTCTGACTTCAGGGTCAGGGGGAATCCAAAGCATGTTCCGAGGGTAAAAATGAAccgtttttgcaattttgttttagagattcaaagtgattttattgcggatcagcagagcaattATATAGTAAGTCAACACTATGCTCCACACCTCCCCACGTTCAGAACACACTCCTATTACCTTGAACTAAAAAATGCCCTCTTTCAATCTTTGACCCTCTGCATTTCTGGAACTGCATGTTTCTCCATCCCGAAAAAATCTAGGATTGTTATACACACTTGGGGCAACAATTTGGTCCTtatactttgaaaaaatatgaggGTGTCtactaaagaaaaatcaaatttgaaaaatgtgctaaaaattacactagaaattaaagttaaaaatttttgttttatttttcaattataaaaaatgttgaataacTGATTAGGGATCATTTGGGGCAAAGTTTGTGGTTCTAGCTTCATTTTGCAACTCGAATATTCATGATTTTGTGAACTCGGGTGGGCCCGTTTTTCCTCAGTTCACCCTGCTTTTCCTGGAAAGGTACCCAATTTTTTTCGTGAAACCTCGTGATTACGACAGCTCTATAGGATCTCAATAAcataaaacaaatcaaaatgaagTTGTGACAAGTATTAAAAGTTGCAGGCCATATCAAACTCTCCTGGAAACACCTAAAAATGCTCTTggagaaattcaatattacAAGAATattctaaacatttttttatttttcgttctCATCTGATGATTACTTCCACTCATGGTATAGTGACGATATCCAGCAATTGTATCGTTATGAACTGTTTTTTATGATGTTCACTTtaaaaaactgacaaaatcCGTAACCGGCGGCGGACAAACGCTGTTGAAATTGCCATTTGCGCACGTCAAACGAAAGCCATCAACGAAacgaaattgttttatttcggCGGACATTCAGCAAACTAGCGAGCTTCTCTTTGGAATTTTAACTAACTATTAGGGTGCTGGGTATGGCACGTGGCGCGGCTCATTGTTCGCACAATTGCAAATTGTCCTCTATCTCTCTCGTGAGGCGTGCAACACCGAAACAAGCTGGTTACACGTTTATGTACACATTTCGCTCTAGCCATTCATTCGCCAAACAAAACAGCACTAATTGATTGTGCAGGCGGGTGCGTTTTGCCTCCCCCGAGCCCCACTTGACATTTCGTCGGCCGATGCGTGGATGGAAAGGATCAAGAGTGTTGGATTAAGAGCATAATAGAGAGCCGTGTGCCGCGTGACAGGGGGAGGCGCCGCTGCTAATAGACCCACGGCTTATTGATGTCGTCGCTCTTTGCCGCGGCGGCTGAGCACTATTACTTTTCAACAAGTCAAATATTGTTGTAGCTCTCGGGGATCGAGCTGGGGTAAATAAAACCCTTCGCGTTAAATCGAGcggaaatgtttttatttattccgtgtgtgtattttacGCAGCGATGCAAAGCATCAGGGTATACCAATTTAGAGACGCAATTCCAGGAGTAATACTATGGGGTTATTGTtaaaaagggaattttaatgccggaatttaaaaaaaaacagtagccagtgaaataattgtttcctcTATATGGACTTTAAAACAGACATGAATAGCTACgcattagtttttaattatttcggtTTTTATAAGATCTCAAATAGTTGCTAGTAATTGGTGAAAAgtggatttaaaaaacatgATGTTATTTGCTACGCTTTTACTAGTTTCTTTTTCAGATcaagagtgaaaataaaatctaagtGACAAAATTTCAACCAAATATTGAAAACCTTCTAGGTTCTCCGCAAATAAGAAAGTGCCAGTTTTTCCATAAcgttattttttgtcagaCCAAAACATGGTCTTGTCGGTCTGTGCCCTTTAGCAGAAGGAACTAAGCTCATCTTGTTATTGCTTTTCTTTGCTTGGGTttgaagtttaattaaaaacaagcatTCATTAAGTTTATTCACCTTCATTCATCGGCTATAGTTCAGTACATCTTTCAATCAGTTCTCCGGGATGTTATCAACGTCCTGGTTGTAACATCTCTTTGCAAGGATCGTGTTAGGATGCTGCATGAGTTTTAGTTGTCAAGGCTACATATACCTTGACTGCGTGTCAGATCATTAAACTGGTGCTTGTTTCAACGATCTTAAACTAAGATCCCCAGAAGCTCCAATGGATCAATTTTTACACCAAGTGAAGTCACTAGACACTAGATTTTGGCCGAGAAATCGCTTATACCTCATTAAtggctttaaataaattattcaaaattttctttgctcgaacaaatttataaggtttccttaattttaaaattgttgatttagCATCATATTATTAAAGTGAAAGGGAATTTAAGTCGATTTATCAAATGGAGAGGAAACTTTAActagtatttttcttttttatctaGGACTAGtttaataaaagtttattttaccAAGAATAAAActtgaaagatttttccgtATCTTACTGAACAAAATGTTGTAtcctgaaattgatttttaaattgtttatcatTTATTCAAAGTTCAAAGCCTCATAATTTgtcgaattgaaaaattttgaccatgCAATTAATTAACCCAATTTAGTAGACATCACGACAGGCTACACGAGTGCAATGAGAAAAACTTTGTTGAGCTCGCTGTTCCGGAAGAGCTGTGGACGAGTTGCAATTTGAGCATTGGCGAAACAAGAGCGGCCGGCACCTTCAAAGCCCCTTTTCGGAATCACGGCGTTTTTTGCATTTGGTCCACTCGAGCCGGCAGATCGAGAGGCAGATGGGG encodes:
- the NO66 gene encoding ribosomal oxygenase 1 is translated as MDSFYRKPLKVSSEKKAGKKDDGRAINPSTATIHPMNVKKERVDSISIPGPFIGSDTESTHSSTPGSKTSKVSKKNGCVKKVKKSLNQRNLKTKSKNALQPGSSTKKKLKVSEKSSIEEGRETFAWIIHPVPIDDYFSTTWEKRPLHICREDPSYYSALITTAKLDAMLREHNVEFTKNLDITSYRNGQRETHNPDGRALPAQVWEAYNEGCSVRMLNPQAFNEHVFALCAVLQEFFGNMVGANLYLTPPGTQGFAPHYDDIEAFVIQLEGKKHWRLYSPREPNEELPRFSSPNLDEKDIGKPIMDVVLEAGDLLYFPRGTIHQANALPDSHSFHITVSCYQKNSWGDFLLKLIPAALEAALEEDVEFRRGLPLDYLQYMGVAHCENDSQTINKKRTEFISKLKSLTQKLFSHAPVDAAADQMGKDLIRDALPPDLKDDEQMRTSIENSHRMENGVVVPSNDLTLDTKIKFLRANVIRLVSEEDIVRVYHCAENSLEYHKEDLKFFEVTPEEAGGVEALLHKYPNYMAIDDLPMDTDAEKLQLANILWRKGLTLTETPL
- the LOC135942064 gene encoding small ribosomal subunit protein uS8A, with the protein product MVRMNVLSDALKSINNAEKRGKRQVLIRPCSKVIVKFLTVMMKHGYIGEFEIVDDHRAGKIVVNLTGRLNKCGVISPRFDVGITGIEKWTNNLLPSRQFGYVVLTTSGGIMDHEEARRKHLGGKILGFFF